One stretch of Pelmatolapia mariae isolate MD_Pm_ZW linkage group LG3_W, Pm_UMD_F_2, whole genome shotgun sequence DNA includes these proteins:
- the gpr78b gene encoding G-protein coupled receptor 26 isoform X2 — MSDHGGFEVLVYNNRRSTEIRRQVPGVFTMNLSFCNILITVLNMPATLVGIIRKQQPFGDCVCHTVSFLETFLTANTMLSMAALSIDRWIAVVFPLSYSTKMRYKDALIMVCYSWLHSFTFSLTALLFSWVDYSDVYASCTLQPSEEGSDRIKFTIFTIVFHATSFILSLLILCFTYLKVLKVARFHCKRIDIITMQTLFLLVDIHPSVKQRCLAEQKRRKQRATKKISIFIGSFIICFAPYVITRLAELLPFVDVNRHWGIISKCLTYSKAASDPFAYSLLRQQYKKVLVTVVNRLLRRDLYPSSGHNSSLDTENDYCLQRIS; from the exons ATGAGCGACCATGGTGGATTTGAAGTTCTCGTTTACAACAACAGGCGCAG CACCGAGATACGCCGACAGGTGCCTGGTGTTTTCACCATGAACTTGTCTTTCTGCAACATACTCATCACTGTTTTGAACATGCCGGCCACTCTGGTGGGGATTATCAGAAAGCAGCAGCCCTTCGGAGATTGCGTTTGCCACACGGTGAGCTTTCTGGAGACTTTTCTCACTGCAAACACCATGCTGAGCATGGCGGCTCTCAGCATAGATCGGTGGATAGCGGTCGTCTTCCCGCTCAGTTACTCCACCAAAATGCGCTACAAGGACGCGCTGATCATGGTGTGCTACTCCTGGCTGCACTCCTTTACCTTCTCCCTGACGGCGCTGCTCTTCTCCTGGGTCGACTACAGCGACGTTTACGCGTCCTGCACCTTGCAGCCGAGCGAGGAAGGCAGCGACAGGATTAAGTTTACAATCTTCACTATCGTTTTCCACGCCACCAGTTTCATTCTGTCCCTGCTCATCTTGTGTTTCACCTATTTGAAGGTGTTGAAGGTCGCTAGGTTTCACTGCAAGAGGATTGACATTATCACCATGCAGACTCTGTTCCTGCTGGTCGATATTCACCCAAG CGTGAAACAAAGATGCTTAGCAGAGCAAAAGAGGAGAAAGCAGAGAGCCACGAAGAAGATCAGCATCTTCATCGGCTCATTTATCATCTGCTTTGCTCCTTATGTAATCACAAG GTTGGCTGAGCTTCTCCCGTTCGTGGACGTCAACCGCCACTGGGGAATCATCAGTAAGTGCCTGACATATAGCAAGGCTGCGTCTGACCCCTTTGCCTACTCTCTCCTACGTCAGCAGTACAAGAAAGTCCTGGTCACCGTCGTCAACAGGCTACTCCGACGTGACCTTTACCCTTCGTCTGGCCATAACAGCTCTTTAGACACAGAGAACGACTACTGTCTCCAGAGGATCAGTTAA
- the gpr78b gene encoding G-protein coupled receptor 26 isoform X1 has protein sequence MDFAEIIFALFIVVVAIVSLLSNLLVLLCFVHSTEIRRQVPGVFTMNLSFCNILITVLNMPATLVGIIRKQQPFGDCVCHTVSFLETFLTANTMLSMAALSIDRWIAVVFPLSYSTKMRYKDALIMVCYSWLHSFTFSLTALLFSWVDYSDVYASCTLQPSEEGSDRIKFTIFTIVFHATSFILSLLILCFTYLKVLKVARFHCKRIDIITMQTLFLLVDIHPSVKQRCLAEQKRRKQRATKKISIFIGSFIICFAPYVITRLAELLPFVDVNRHWGIISKCLTYSKAASDPFAYSLLRQQYKKVLVTVVNRLLRRDLYPSSGHNSSLDTENDYCLQRIS, from the exons ATGGACTTTGCTGAAATCATTTTCGCTTTGTTCATCGTCGTGGTCGCGATCGTCTCGCTGTTGTCCAACTTGTTGGTGCTGCTATGTTTCGTCCACAGCACCGAGATACGCCGACAGGTGCCTGGTGTTTTCACCATGAACTTGTCTTTCTGCAACATACTCATCACTGTTTTGAACATGCCGGCCACTCTGGTGGGGATTATCAGAAAGCAGCAGCCCTTCGGAGATTGCGTTTGCCACACGGTGAGCTTTCTGGAGACTTTTCTCACTGCAAACACCATGCTGAGCATGGCGGCTCTCAGCATAGATCGGTGGATAGCGGTCGTCTTCCCGCTCAGTTACTCCACCAAAATGCGCTACAAGGACGCGCTGATCATGGTGTGCTACTCCTGGCTGCACTCCTTTACCTTCTCCCTGACGGCGCTGCTCTTCTCCTGGGTCGACTACAGCGACGTTTACGCGTCCTGCACCTTGCAGCCGAGCGAGGAAGGCAGCGACAGGATTAAGTTTACAATCTTCACTATCGTTTTCCACGCCACCAGTTTCATTCTGTCCCTGCTCATCTTGTGTTTCACCTATTTGAAGGTGTTGAAGGTCGCTAGGTTTCACTGCAAGAGGATTGACATTATCACCATGCAGACTCTGTTCCTGCTGGTCGATATTCACCCAAG CGTGAAACAAAGATGCTTAGCAGAGCAAAAGAGGAGAAAGCAGAGAGCCACGAAGAAGATCAGCATCTTCATCGGCTCATTTATCATCTGCTTTGCTCCTTATGTAATCACAAG GTTGGCTGAGCTTCTCCCGTTCGTGGACGTCAACCGCCACTGGGGAATCATCAGTAAGTGCCTGACATATAGCAAGGCTGCGTCTGACCCCTTTGCCTACTCTCTCCTACGTCAGCAGTACAAGAAAGTCCTGGTCACCGTCGTCAACAGGCTACTCCGACGTGACCTTTACCCTTCGTCTGGCCATAACAGCTCTTTAGACACAGAGAACGACTACTGTCTCCAGAGGATCAGTTAA
- the LOC134624880 gene encoding carboxypeptidase Z-like, producing the protein MLLILLQLLVFASCAPPRCDPTFRGQCKPIIEEKPKCTDLMLSYCDDMPYTQTMFPNILGHKTREDAEAGAEYLLISVAESLLGGDCNPEIRMLGCSVLAPRCEKEKVLKPCRSTCEAVRRRCSRTFDKIQMAWPYFLDCDRFFVSDQEGCYDPLEGLRGQEEEEAADALDILLTADSPDTLQFTYHSNTDLISVLKKTEEQCSSIARTYSIGRSMEGRELLVIEFSNNPGEHELLEPEVKYIGNMHGNEVLGRQLLISLAQHMCSEYLLGNERIQTLINTTRIHILPSMNPDGYEMAVSGVSDNNYDFEQEDQRYDSWNIGRNNAQNIDLNRNFPDLTSIVYSRRRQKGYRTDHIPIPDYYWFGKVAPETYAVMKWVRSIPFVLSANFHGGDLVVSYPYDLSKHPLGRDMFCPTPDDKVFKFIAATYANAHETMSNENARCGSSRTHSQKGIVNGAQWSSLAGGMQDFNYLHTNCFEVTVNVGCDRFPPEEELAFAWHENQESLLSFMEAAHRGIKGIVKDEEGNAIKGARISVRGIQHDITTAENGDYWRLLTPGIHIISASARGYTRATKKIQLPSRMKTAGRVDFVLQKAPVDSDAQEEDDDISSMGTYDKFDPYNQYQRYTQMADLSQNQEERAEKPWWWNYFALPGVPAPTWLLKHY; encoded by the exons ATGCTGCTGATCCTGCTGCAGTTGTTGGTTTTTGCGTCTTGTGCTCCTCCGCGATGCGACCCGACGTTTCGAG GACAGTGCAAGCCAATAATAGAAGAAAAAC CCAAATGCACAGATCTAATGCTGTCCTACTGCGATGACATGCCCTACACTCAAACCATGTTCCCAAACATCCTCGGTCACAAGACTCGTGAGGATGCTGAAGCTGGCGCTGAGTACCTCCTCATCAGCGTGGCTGAATCTCTGCTGGGCGGAGATTGCAACCCAGAGATTCGCATGCTGGGCTGCTCGGTGTTGGCCCCACGCTGTGAGAAGGAGAAGGTGCTGAAGCCGTGCCGCAGCACGTGTGAAGCCGTGCGCAGAAGATGCAGTCGCACGTTTGACAAGATACAGATGGCCTGGCCCTACTTCCTCGACTGCGATCGCTTCTTTGTCAGTGACCAAGAGGGATGTTATGACCCGCTGGAGGGCCTCAGAG ggcaggaggaagaagaagctgCTGATGCCCTGGATATTCTACTCACTGCGGACTCCCCTGACACTTTGCAGTTCACCTATCATTCCAACACTGACCTGATCAGTGTCTTAAAGAAGACCGAGGAGCAGTGCTCCAGCATAGCCCGGACCTACAGCATAGGCCGCAGTATGGAGGGCAGAGAGCTGCTTGTGATCGAGTTCTCTAACAATCCCGGAGAGCATGAACTAC TTGAGCCGGAGGTAAAGTATATTGGGAACATGCACGGAAATGAAGTCCTTGGCCGCCAACTACTCATCTCCTTGGCTCAGCACATGTGCTCAGAGTATTTGCTCGGCAATGAGCGGATTCAGACTCTAATCAACACCACCCGCATCCACATTCTGCCCTCCATGAACCCCGATGGGTATGAGATGGCTGTTTCCGGAGTCAGTGACAATAACTATGATTTTGAGCAG GAGGATCAAAGATATGATTCTTGGAACATCGGCCGAAATAACGCCCAGAACATCGACCTGAACCGAAACTTCCCCGACCTGACGTCCATCGTTTACAGCAGACGCAGACAAAAGGGCTACCGCACCGACCACATCCCAATCCCAGACTATTACTGGTTTGGTAAG GTTGCCCCGGAGACCTACGCTGTCATGAAGTGGGTCCGCTCCATCCCGTTTGTGCTCTCCGCTAACTTCCATGGTGGAGACTTGGTGGTGTCTTACCCTTATGATCTGTCCAAACACCCGCTGGGACGCGACATGTTCTGCCCAACCCCAGATGATAAG GTTTTCAAATTTATCGCAGCAACTTATGCAAATGCCCACGAAACCATGTCCAATGAAAACGCACGCTGTGGATCGTCTCGTACTCACAGCCAGAAAGGGATCGTTAATGGAGCTCAGTGGTCCAGCTTGGCAGGCG GAATGCAAGACTTCAACTATCTCCACACCAActgctttgaggtgactgtgaATGTGGGATGTGATAGATTTCCCCCTGAAGAGGAACTGGCCTTTGCCTGGCATGAAAACCAAGAATCATTGCTCTCATTTATGGAGGCA GCCCATCGTGGCATCAAAGGGATTGTAAAAGATGAAGAGGGAAATGCTATAAAAGGTGCCAGGATATCTGTCAGAGGGATACAGCATGACATTACAACAG CTGAAAATGGAGACTACTGGCGCCTCCTCACTCCTGGCATCCACATAATCTCCGCCTCTGCGCGAGGCTACACCAGAGCCACCAAGAAAATCCAGCTGCCCTCTCGCATGAAGACTGCAGGCCGGGTGGACTTTGTGTTGCAGAAAGCACCTGTGGACTCTGACGCACAGGAAGAGGACGACGACATCTCGTCCATGGGCACCTACGACAAGTTTGACCCTTACAACCAGTACCAGCGCTACACCCAGATGGCTGATTTGAGCCAGAACCaagaggagagagcagagaagCCCTGGTGGTGGAATTACTTTGCTTTGCCTGGAGTACCTGCCCCCACCTGGCTCCTGAAGCACTATTAG